The nucleotide sequence AATACAACAAGTGATCTCTTGCATTTGTGCGACTAAAATGCCACAAGCGCCAAAAAATAAATTGGAAGAAGTTCTATGCGATGCAGATTTAGCTCATCTAGGCACAAATTCTTTCCGTTCTAAGAATAAACTATTAAGATCTGAATGGTTTAAATGCTTCAATAAAAACTATAGTGATGTTGAATGGTTAGAAAATAATATCTGTTTTCTAGAATCTCATTCCTATTTCACGAATTATGGTAATGAAATTTTACTTCCGAAGAAAGAAAAAAATTTGCAGCTGGTAAAGCAGGCATATTCCAGATTACTTGCTAAAAAATAGTTGTATAAGTCTACAGATTTTACTCACGTACTTGTTTTAAAAACTCATAACTCTAAAGCCAAATGTTTGAAAAATTACATGAAGCCTATCATTTTATATTCGAAGATGAGCTTTTAAAAGAGATTGAAAAATCTGGCCAAATTAAACATTTTAAAGCAGGTGAACTGATTATTGATTTTGGCGATACGCTAAGATCAATGCCACTTCTATTAGGTGGGGCGATTAAAATACTGCGAGAGGATAAAGACGGGGACGAGCTTTTGCTCTATTTTTTAGAACGTGGTGATACCTGCGCTATGACTTTAAGCTGCTGTTTAGGAACTACAAAAAGCGAAATTAGAGCGATTGCTGAAAAGGATACGAGTTTGATCATGATTCCTATTCAAAAAATGGAAGAATGGACATCTAAATATAAAAGTTGGAGAAATTTTGTTTTTGAAAGCTATCACACGCGTTTAACGGAAATGCTAGATACTATAGATACTTTTGCTTTTCTAAATATGGATGGCCGTATCATGAAGTATTTACGGGATAAAGCTAAGATAAATCAAAATGAAATGGTGAATAGTACCCATCAGCAAATTGCGTACGATCTTCACACTTCTAGAGTTGTGGTTTCCAGAATTTTGAAAAAATTAGAAATCGATGCCAAAATAAGGTTATATAGAAATCAAATCGAAGTTCTAGATCTATAACTAAAAAAAGTTAAATTTTGTAACAAAGGTTACCGCATACTTCCACTGTGACTAGTATATTTGCCGACAAATATTAACAATGGAGCTAGCTCAGGTAATAGGATTTATAGGCGCACTAATCATTGGTTTAGTTTTAGGACTTACCGGCGGTGGTGGTTCTATACTTACCGTTCCTGTTTTTGTATACATATTGCATATAAATCCTGTAACAGCTACTGCATATTCTCTTTTCGTGGTAGGATCCAGCTCTGCTGTAGGAGCAATCGATAATTTTAATAAGGGTAGGATCGATTTTAAAAGTTCAATCATTTTTGCGCTTCCGGCCGTGATTGCAATATTTTCTACACGTAAATTTCTACTTCCGGCAATACCAGATCATATTTTAAATCTAGGCGATTTTGAGCTTACAAAAGATTTAATGATCATGATCTTTTTTGGAATTTTAATGCTACTAGCATCCATTTCCATGATCTTCAAAAAAGATAAAACTTGTAGCGAAGATTCTGGTAGTGAATCAAATCCTATAAATTTGTTGATGATGTTTTTGGGTGCACTAACGGGGATCGTTACCGGTTTAGTTGGTGCTGGCGGAGGATTCATTATTGTTCCGATTCTGGTTTTCTTAGCGGGGTTAAGGATGAAAGAAGCTGTAGGAACTTCACTATTTATAATTTCAATTAATTCGATCATCGGTTTTCTTGGGGATTTAGGTCATCTGCAAGTCGATTGGATCTTTCTTTTCATCTTTACATTATTATCCATGGTGGGTATTTTCTTCGGAATATATCTTAGCCGGTTTATCAATTCTCAGAAATTGAAAAAGGCATTTGGTTATATGGTTTTGGTGATGGGAATTTATATTCTTTGGAAAGAACTTACGGCAAGCGGTATTTGATATATTAAACTCCACTTCACAAAACCGACTATTAAATTCTCACTAATTTTTCATCATAGGTTAGAATATATGATTTAACAGATTTCTGACTAAATTTCCTGAACTTCAGTAAGGCTATAGCGGTAATATTACCTAAATTTAAGGGTAATTATAAAGTTTTTCCTCATCACGATAACACGCTGTTTTTAAGGGTGTTTCAAAATTTACTAAATGGAAAATTTAGATTACGCTCGTCTTCAAATGGCCTTTACATTAGGCTTTCATATTATTTTTGCTTGTATAGGGATGGTAATGCCATTTTTTATGGTTGTAGCACATCATAAATACATAAAAACCCGCAATCCGGTTTACCTAAAACTTACCAAAGCCTGGCTAAAAGGAGTAGCCATTTTTTTTGTTACAGGTGCCGTTTCCGGTACTGCGCTATCTTTTGAATTGGGAATGCTCTGGCCAGAATTTATGAAACACGCCGGCCCCATTATAGGAATGCCATTTTCTCTTGAAGGAGCTGCCTTTTTTGTAGAAGCAATTGCATTAGGATTCTATCTATATGGTTGGGATAAACTTCCAGAAAAATTTCACTGGTTTACCGGTGTAATCATAGGAATCTCTGGAGTGCTATCTGGTATTCTGGTAGTGGCTGCAAATGGTTGGATGAATGCTCCAAGCGGATTTGAATATATTAACGGTGAATTTACAAATGTAGATCCCATTGGAGCTATGCTGAATCCTGCATGGTTTACTCAGGCTTTGCATATGACGCTGGCGGCTTTCGTAGCAACCAGTTTTGGAGTTGCCGGGATTCATGCATTTCAAATTTTAAGAGGTAAATCTAAGGAAGTGCATAAAAAAGCATTTCAGATATCCATATTCTTTGGAGCAATTGCAGCGCTTTTACAACCTTTAAGCGGAGACCTTTCTGCCAAAGATGTTGCAGAACGACAGCCGGCCAAATTAGCTGCTATGGAAGCGCATTACGAGACCGAAGAAGGTGCTCCCTTATATGTTGGTGGCGTGGTAGATGAAGAAAATCAGGAAGTGAATTATAAAATAGAAATTCCTAAAGCGCTTTCTTTCCTTGCTTTTGGTGATTTTGATGCCGAAGTAAAAGGGCTGAATGATTTTCCTAAAGATGAAATTCCTCCCGTGGCTATAGTACATTATGCTTTCCAGATTATGGTGGGAATAGGTACATTATTAGCATTAGCAGGTTTGCTATTTTTTATAAGTCTGAAGAAAAAATCCTGGATGGATAGTAAAAAATACTGGTGGTTCTATATGATTTTAGCTCCACTTGGCTTCTTCGCTTTAGAAGCCGGTTGGGTGGTTACTGAAGTTGGGCGCCAACCCTGGATAATCTATCAGATTATGCGTACCAGCGATGCGGTAACTCCAATGCCGGGAATGAAGTTTAGCTTTTTTATGTATGTCGCAGTTTATATACTATTAGCTATTACGGTGACCTGGTTAATGCAAAGACAAATTAAGGCTCTAAATACCCAAAAAGATTAATTATGTTATACGTAGTTTTATTTTTCTTATTCTTTTCTCTGTTGCTTTACGTGCTTTTGGGTGGTGCCGATTTTGGTGCGGGTATTGTCGAGTTGTTTTCGTCTCGTGAAAATAAAAAAGTCAACCGCGATACTATTTATCGGGTAATGGGGCCTATATGGGAAGCAAATCATATTTGGTTAATTATACTTATAGTTATTCTTTGGATAGCATTTCCTATGTATTTCAATATTCTCATTATCCATCTACATGTACCTTTAACACTGGTTCTTCTAGGAATTACAATGCGTGGAGTTTCTTTTGTGTTTAGACATTACGATGCTTTTGAAGATAAATCACAATTAATATATAACGCCTTATTTAGGTTTTCTAGTTTTATAACTCCAGTATTTTTGGGAATGTGTTTCGCAGCTTTAGTTGGTGGAAAAATTATTATTACTGAAGATTATTCAAATTATACATTCTATGAGTTATTTATGGCTCCGTGGTTTAACGCCTTTGGAATTTTAATGGGACTCTTTTATGCTTCGCTTTGCGCTTTTTTAGCTTCAACATTATTAATTGGAGAGAGTGAAGGTGATATCAAAAATATGTATATCCGAAAATCGAAGATTTCAACAGGAATTTTAGTACTGCTGGGATTTATTTTAATTGTTTATGGATTTTTTAATGAAATAGCCTTTATCTGGGATTTTGTAACTAATCCTATTTCCCTGGTGTGTATCGTTCTTTCAGGAATTCTATTATTTCCACTTTGGAAGTTTATACGTTCTGGTCGCCGAATTTTAAGTAGATATTTTGCAGGATTACAGGTTTTCTTAGTCCTTTTTGCTGCCTTAATAGCTCATTTTCCTAATGTGATAATTACTTCAAACCAAGAAGTTAATTTGTTGGCAGATATATCTCCCGATAGTGTGATCACGGTCTTAGGTATTTCGCTGATCATAGGTGGCGGAGTTATTTTGCCCGGCTTATTTCATTTAATGAAGTCCTTTAAAATGATTAAAATATTTGATCGAGAAGAACAGCAGTTTCAGAAATAATTTAAGTGTAAAATTCGCACTTATCTTTTTTTTATTGGTAAATTGTTAGATATTAGGAGATAAATTAATAATATCTCAAATGTCATTGAAATTGAATATCTCAGGCTATCTTTTGCTGAGTGTAATTATTGCAACGTTTAGTAGTTGTAAAAATGCTGAAGTTAGTGAACAGCAAAAAACAGCTGAAGGATCCCCTTCAGAAGAAATTACTTATAATAATCCTATCGTAGGGCA is from Zunongwangia endophytica and encodes:
- a CDS encoding sulfite exporter TauE/SafE family protein, yielding MELAQVIGFIGALIIGLVLGLTGGGGSILTVPVFVYILHINPVTATAYSLFVVGSSSAVGAIDNFNKGRIDFKSSIIFALPAVIAIFSTRKFLLPAIPDHILNLGDFELTKDLMIMIFFGILMLLASISMIFKKDKTCSEDSGSESNPINLLMMFLGALTGIVTGLVGAGGGFIIVPILVFLAGLRMKEAVGTSLFIISINSIIGFLGDLGHLQVDWIFLFIFTLLSMVGIFFGIYLSRFINSQKLKKAFGYMVLVMGIYILWKELTASGI
- a CDS encoding cytochrome d ubiquinol oxidase subunit II produces the protein MLYVVLFFLFFSLLLYVLLGGADFGAGIVELFSSRENKKVNRDTIYRVMGPIWEANHIWLIILIVILWIAFPMYFNILIIHLHVPLTLVLLGITMRGVSFVFRHYDAFEDKSQLIYNALFRFSSFITPVFLGMCFAALVGGKIIITEDYSNYTFYELFMAPWFNAFGILMGLFYASLCAFLASTLLIGESEGDIKNMYIRKSKISTGILVLLGFILIVYGFFNEIAFIWDFVTNPISLVCIVLSGILLFPLWKFIRSGRRILSRYFAGLQVFLVLFAALIAHFPNVIITSNQEVNLLADISPDSVITVLGISLIIGGGVILPGLFHLMKSFKMIKIFDREEQQFQK
- a CDS encoding cytochrome ubiquinol oxidase subunit I; the encoded protein is MENLDYARLQMAFTLGFHIIFACIGMVMPFFMVVAHHKYIKTRNPVYLKLTKAWLKGVAIFFVTGAVSGTALSFELGMLWPEFMKHAGPIIGMPFSLEGAAFFVEAIALGFYLYGWDKLPEKFHWFTGVIIGISGVLSGILVVAANGWMNAPSGFEYINGEFTNVDPIGAMLNPAWFTQALHMTLAAFVATSFGVAGIHAFQILRGKSKEVHKKAFQISIFFGAIAALLQPLSGDLSAKDVAERQPAKLAAMEAHYETEEGAPLYVGGVVDEENQEVNYKIEIPKALSFLAFGDFDAEVKGLNDFPKDEIPPVAIVHYAFQIMVGIGTLLALAGLLFFISLKKKSWMDSKKYWWFYMILAPLGFFALEAGWVVTEVGRQPWIIYQIMRTSDAVTPMPGMKFSFFMYVAVYILLAITVTWLMQRQIKALNTQKD
- a CDS encoding HD domain-containing protein; amino-acid sequence: MMLLEMLNYRYQEDTSVIRKAMDYCHNLLKNSRCSKLPYHNIQHTFEVYQYAKKIANYESLSKDDEEIVVLASLFHDTGNSNSYKEHEKISAKNAELFLESVGYPHEKIQQVISCICATKMPQAPKNKLEEVLCDADLAHLGTNSFRSKNKLLRSEWFKCFNKNYSDVEWLENNICFLESHSYFTNYGNEILLPKKEKNLQLVKQAYSRLLAKK
- a CDS encoding Crp/Fnr family transcriptional regulator; amino-acid sequence: MFEKLHEAYHFIFEDELLKEIEKSGQIKHFKAGELIIDFGDTLRSMPLLLGGAIKILREDKDGDELLLYFLERGDTCAMTLSCCLGTTKSEIRAIAEKDTSLIMIPIQKMEEWTSKYKSWRNFVFESYHTRLTEMLDTIDTFAFLNMDGRIMKYLRDKAKINQNEMVNSTHQQIAYDLHTSRVVVSRILKKLEIDAKIRLYRNQIEVLDL